CGACAATTGCTTTATTGAATTCGAAAACCGGATCTTCGAAATTCATAAGATGAGAAGGTATTTTCTTCACATCACTATCTAAACCTACACAAAGGAAACTCTTCTTCTTTCTAATTTGCTCGAATAATGCCTGATAGTTCATTTTTTTGGTTGTTTACTAGTTAATACAAAAAAGGCAGTGGAAATACCACTGCCAATATCTTTATAAACCACTTTCTTTAAGTCGTTCTGCGTTTTCTTCAATTTGAAGCTTATCGATAATTTCCTGAATATCTCCGTCGATAACTGCCGACAAATTATACAAGGTAAGATTAATACGATGATCGGTAACTCGTCCTTGCGGATAATTATACGTTCGAATTTTTGCAGATCTATCGCCTGTAGAAACCATTGTTTTACGTTTAGATGAAATTTCATCTAAATATTTTTGGTGCTCCATTGCATAAATACGTGAACGTAATTCAATCATTGCTTTAGCAAGATTTTTCAACTGTGATTTCTGATCCTGACAAGTAACAACAATATTTGTAGGAATATGAGTTAATCGAATTGCCGAGTAAGTTGTATTTACTGACTGACCTCCTGGACCCGACGAACAGTATGTATCTTTACGGATATCGCTTTCTTTCACATCAACATCAAATTCTTCTGCTTCTGGCAATACTGCTACTGATGCTGCACTAGTATGCACTCGTCCCTGAGTTTCGGTTTGCGGTACACGTTGAACCCGGTGTACACCCGATTCGTACTTTAATATACCATAAACTCCTTCGCCAGTAACATTCATAACAATTTCCTTATATCCACCCGATGTTCCTTCACTAAAACTCGAAACAGAAACTTTCCAACCTCTGGCTTCGCAGTATTTAGTGTACATTCTAGCCAAATCGCCAGCAAAAATACTAGCTTCATCGCCACCTGTACCACCACGAATCTCAAGAATCGCATTTTTAGAATCTTCAGGATCGGCAGGAACCAAAAGAAGCTTGATATTTTGCTCCATTTCGGGAAGCTTAACTTCTAGCTCATCTAATT
This genomic interval from uncultured Marinifilum sp. contains the following:
- the prfA gene encoding peptide chain release factor 1; protein product: MSNNLILDKLEGVFIRFKEVGQLITDPEMMGDMKRFVKLSKEYKELELVTEAAKEYKNAVDTIAESKDIIANESDEELREMAKMELDELEVKLPEMEQNIKLLLVPADPEDSKNAILEIRGGTGGDEASIFAGDLARMYTKYCEARGWKVSVSSFSEGTSGGYKEIVMNVTGEGVYGILKYESGVHRVQRVPQTETQGRVHTSAASVAVLPEAEEFDVDVKESDIRKDTYCSSGPGGQSVNTTYSAIRLTHIPTNIVVTCQDQKSQLKNLAKAMIELRSRIYAMEHQKYLDEISSKRKTMVSTGDRSAKIRTYNYPQGRVTDHRINLTLYNLSAVIDGDIQEIIDKLQIEENAERLKESGL